A genome region from Macaca nemestrina isolate mMacNem1 chromosome 20, mMacNem.hap1, whole genome shotgun sequence includes the following:
- the LOC139360222 gene encoding transmembrane protein PMIS2 — MALKPSAPNEPPTTGVPDGSPTTGGPGAPGEVPKEPQEPTQTPEELAFYAPNYLCLTIFAVLLFPPFGLPALYFSYQTMKANKKSEWEEAYTNSGRTGWFSAFAVMIGLGIIYGLVLF; from the exons ATGGCCCTGAAACCTTCTGCTCCCAATGAGCCCCCTACCACAGGTGTTCCAGATGGCTCCCCTACCACAGGTGGTCCAGGTGCCCCAGGTGAGGTGCCCAAAGAGCCGCAAGAGCCTACACAGACACCAGAAGAACTGGCGTTTTACGCCCCAAACTACCTATGTTTGACCATCTTTGCTGTACTTTTATTCCCTCCATTTGGATTGCCAGCTTTGTACTTCTCTTACCAG ACTATGAAGGCCAACAAGAAAAGCGAATGGGAAGAGGCTTACACCAACTCAGGCCGAACTGGTTGGTTCAGTGCATTTGCGGTAATGATCGGCTTAGGCATCATTTATGGCTTAGTCCTATTTTAA